In Natronoarchaeum philippinense, a single window of DNA contains:
- the ftsZ gene encoding cell division protein FtsZ, with protein sequence MQDIVQEALENAEEEQRDMEAIADDDDEFGDPRIVIVGCGGAGNNTVNRLYNIGVDGAETIAINTDKQHLKMIEADTKILVGKSLTSGLGAGGDPSMGERATEMAQGTIKDVLGNADLVFVTAGMGGGTGTGAAPVVSSIAKEQGAIVVGMVSTPFNVERARTVKAEEGLEKLRDEADSIIVLDNNRLLEYVPNLPIGKAFSVMDQIIAETVKGISETITQPSLINLDYADMTTIMNQGGVAVMLVGETQDKNKTEEVVKDAMNHPLLDVDYRGASGGLVHITGGPDLTLKEAEGIADNITERLEASANVIWGARIQEEYKGKVRVMAIMTGVQSAQVLGPTTQKQAEKSRKSMQGVDEASFDASDNVENFSGNQGGSSKNAFGAQSDGGKREVEQKNGLDVIR encoded by the coding sequence ATGCAAGATATCGTTCAGGAGGCGCTCGAAAACGCCGAAGAGGAGCAACGTGACATGGAAGCGATCGCGGACGACGACGACGAGTTCGGTGACCCCCGAATCGTGATCGTCGGCTGTGGTGGTGCCGGTAACAACACGGTAAACCGCCTGTACAACATCGGCGTCGACGGCGCCGAGACGATCGCCATCAACACCGACAAGCAGCACCTCAAGATGATCGAAGCCGACACGAAGATCCTCGTCGGCAAGTCCCTGACCAGCGGGCTGGGCGCGGGCGGCGACCCCTCGATGGGCGAGCGCGCGACCGAGATGGCACAGGGGACGATCAAGGACGTGCTCGGGAACGCCGATCTGGTGTTCGTCACCGCCGGGATGGGCGGCGGGACGGGCACCGGCGCGGCGCCGGTCGTTTCGAGCATCGCCAAAGAGCAGGGTGCAATCGTCGTCGGGATGGTCTCGACGCCGTTCAACGTCGAGCGCGCACGCACGGTCAAGGCCGAGGAAGGACTGGAGAAACTGCGCGACGAGGCTGACTCGATCATCGTCCTCGACAACAACCGACTGCTGGAGTACGTCCCGAACCTGCCGATCGGCAAGGCGTTCTCGGTGATGGACCAGATCATCGCCGAGACTGTCAAGGGGATCTCCGAGACGATCACCCAGCCGAGCCTGATCAACCTCGACTACGCCGACATGACCACCATCATGAATCAGGGCGGAGTCGCGGTGATGCTGGTCGGCGAGACACAGGACAAGAACAAGACCGAGGAAGTGGTCAAGGACGCGATGAACCACCCGCTGCTGGACGTCGACTACCGCGGCGCTTCCGGCGGGCTGGTCCACATCACTGGCGGCCCCGACCTCACGCTCAAGGAGGCAGAGGGCATTGCCGACAACATCACCGAGCGACTGGAAGCCAGCGCCAACGTCATCTGGGGCGCACGCATCCAAGAGGAGTACAAGGGTAAGGTGCGGGTCATGGCGATCATGACCGGCGTCCAGAGCGCCCAAGTGCTCGGCCCGACGACCCAGAAGCAGGCCGAAAAGTCTCGAAAGAGCATGCAGGGCGTCGACGAAGCGTCGTTCGATGCCAGCGACAACGTCGAGAACTTCTCGGGCAATCAGGGCGG
- a CDS encoding ribbon-helix-helix domain-containing protein: MERVTLRIPKQQIDAVEEMVDTGQYPNRSEAIRAAVREMIDEQEPSRESSGKRGLAKV; the protein is encoded by the coding sequence ATGGAGCGTGTGACACTGCGAATTCCGAAACAGCAGATCGATGCCGTCGAGGAGATGGTCGACACCGGACAGTACCCGAATCGTAGCGAAGCGATTCGGGCGGCAGTCCGCGAAATGATCGACGAACAAGAGCCCAGTCGCGAGAGCTCCGGCAAGCGCGGCCTGGCGAAGGTGTAA
- a CDS encoding double zinc ribbon domain-containing protein yields MSKITFRADDDLVEELETFETSKSEVMRQALREYLAGSEAGEAGADPSESSSDAEDGLDGLVAARIDELVEQRVDAALESRLGANDRDAGARPAGRQDVNVNVTVEDARATAGDGSSDEQCKTPAAEERMPDGEGQLDDAVEEETRRRTCGQCGESVDGEHVYCPNCGEKAARRVFCECGDELRSDWAFCPGCGRRTAAADVLDSP; encoded by the coding sequence ATGAGTAAAATCACGTTCCGCGCGGACGACGACCTCGTCGAGGAACTCGAAACGTTCGAGACCTCGAAAAGCGAGGTGATGCGCCAAGCCCTCCGAGAGTATCTGGCGGGCTCGGAGGCAGGCGAGGCTGGTGCGGACCCAAGCGAGTCGTCCAGCGACGCCGAAGATGGACTCGACGGGCTCGTCGCAGCGCGGATCGACGAGCTGGTCGAGCAACGCGTCGACGCCGCGCTCGAATCGCGGCTCGGAGCGAACGACCGGGATGCCGGCGCTCGGCCGGCCGGACGACAGGATGTCAACGTCAACGTCACCGTCGAGGACGCACGGGCGACAGCCGGCGACGGCTCGTCCGACGAGCAGTGTAAGACGCCCGCGGCCGAGGAAAGAATGCCTGACGGCGAAGGGCAACTCGACGATGCGGTCGAAGAGGAGACGCGGCGTCGGACGTGCGGACAGTGCGGTGAATCGGTCGACGGCGAGCACGTGTACTGTCCGAACTGCGGCGAGAAGGCAGCTCGGCGGGTGTTCTGCGAGTGCGGCGACGAGCTTCGCTCGGACTGGGCGTTTTGCCCCGGTTGCGGCCGACGGACGGCTGCTGCCGACGTGCTCGATTCGCCGTAA
- a CDS encoding class I SAM-dependent methyltransferase has protein sequence MPNAQEPDWDPMTYEDDHAFVYEYGADVLDLLDPAPDERVLDIGCGTGALTAEIADTGADVVGIDSSQDMIERAREAHPAIEFRHADARTATFDDSFDAVFSNAALHWIDEQDAALSTVADALRPGGRFVAELGGDGNVAAIVDAALAELAERGYDADNPWYFPTVGEYASRLERHGFEVRYATLFDRPTELDGEDGLRNWLDVFGDGLFAPLSNDEREAVVRAVEDRLRADYYEDGVWTADYRRLRFRAVRE, from the coding sequence ATGCCGAACGCGCAAGAGCCCGACTGGGACCCGATGACCTACGAGGACGATCACGCCTTCGTCTACGAATACGGCGCCGACGTGCTCGACCTGCTCGATCCCGCCCCCGACGAGCGTGTGCTCGATATCGGCTGTGGGACGGGCGCTCTGACAGCCGAAATCGCCGATACCGGTGCGGATGTCGTCGGGATCGACAGCTCTCAAGACATGATCGAGCGCGCTCGCGAAGCCCACCCGGCAATCGAGTTCCGACACGCCGACGCGCGGACAGCAACGTTCGACGACTCGTTCGACGCCGTCTTCTCGAACGCCGCGCTCCACTGGATCGACGAGCAAGACGCCGCGCTCTCGACGGTTGCCGACGCGCTTCGACCGGGCGGGCGCTTCGTCGCCGAGTTGGGCGGTGACGGCAACGTCGCCGCCATCGTCGACGCCGCGCTGGCGGAACTGGCCGAACGTGGCTATGACGCCGACAATCCATGGTACTTTCCCACCGTCGGCGAGTACGCGTCCCGACTGGAACGCCACGGCTTCGAGGTGCGCTACGCGACGCTGTTCGATCGCCCCACGGAACTCGACGGCGAGGACGGCCTCCGAAACTGGCTGGACGTGTTCGGCGACGGGCTGTTTGCGCCGCTTTCTAACGATGAGCGCGAGGCTGTCGTCCGTGCTGTCGAGGATCGGCTTCGCGCCGACTATTACGAGGACGGTGTCTGGACGGCTGACTACCGCCGGTTGCGGTTTCGGGCCGTCCGGGAGTGA